In one Geoglobus acetivorans genomic region, the following are encoded:
- a CDS encoding MBL fold metallo-hydrolase produces the protein MKITFLGTGVAVSLAEKAQQSILIEDDRLVLVDCGFGTMLRLQQAGYDVTDLDAVVLTHFHLDHCGELMGILKARWLSGAGKLKIYAPKGAESFHNSFLSASPYLLGKLDFGVLELEDGERFMIGSMRFEARKTRHSLESLGYVINGVLISGDTSAFPELYEDVEVTVHEMSLDFGGRADYHTSPENLAENAESVREAYLIHLYPPAYGNREKIAEFLRKKGVAAEFPDDLEVLSL, from the coding sequence GTGAAAATCACGTTCCTCGGCACGGGTGTTGCAGTCAGCTTGGCAGAAAAGGCACAGCAGTCTATTCTGATCGAGGACGACAGGCTCGTGCTGGTGGACTGCGGATTCGGAACAATGCTCAGGCTCCAGCAGGCGGGGTATGATGTTACAGACCTCGATGCGGTGGTTCTGACCCACTTCCACCTCGACCACTGCGGAGAGCTGATGGGAATCCTGAAAGCAAGGTGGCTGAGCGGTGCAGGAAAACTGAAAATCTACGCCCCTAAAGGGGCTGAGAGCTTCCATAACAGCTTCCTGTCAGCTTCGCCATACCTCCTGGGAAAACTCGACTTCGGAGTTTTGGAGCTGGAAGATGGCGAGAGGTTCATGATAGGCAGTATGAGGTTCGAGGCGAGGAAGACGAGGCACTCCTTGGAGAGCTTGGGGTATGTAATAAACGGCGTGCTGATTTCGGGAGACACGTCCGCCTTCCCTGAGCTTTACGAAGACGTGGAGGTGACAGTACACGAGATGTCACTCGATTTTGGGGGACGGGCAGATTACCACACATCTCCGGAGAATCTTGCGGAAAACGCGGAGAGTGTGAGGGAAGCATACCTGATCCACCTGTATCCTCCAGCATACGGAAACCGGGAGAAAATTGCGGAATTTCTCAGGAAGAAGGGAGTTGCGGCAGAGTTTCCTGATGACCTTGAGGTGCTGTCCCTGTAG
- a CDS encoding EMC6-like membrane protein — protein MEKNLLKTFVPLIVGIFAGVLSYFVTGDLRTRDPVGIIVLVFFIYLHKLILPRYGVEIESKDWVGIGFLTLATWYISWTILLNL, from the coding sequence ATGGAAAAAAATCTTCTGAAAACGTTTGTGCCGCTGATTGTTGGTATATTTGCCGGAGTGCTGTCATACTTCGTCACGGGCGATCTCCGAACAAGGGATCCCGTGGGAATCATAGTGCTCGTTTTCTTCATCTATCTCCACAAGCTCATACTTCCGAGGTATGGCGTTGAAATCGAATCAAAGGACTGGGTGGGAATAGGCTTTCTGACACTCGCAACCTGGTACATCTCCTGGACGATTCTGCTGAACCTGTGA
- the thpR gene encoding RNA 2',3'-cyclic phosphodiesterase, which produces MRLFVAIDISEDIRKELLPLLSLLSNYRGIKPVEPENLHITLKFLGEVNDAKAELIRERLRQIQFEPFEIRFGGIGFFPNSNYIRVIWVGVEGAEIYGLAKNVEDSMKRLGFRKDKDFRAHLTVGRVKRIGPQDRAKLLKELEAYSREYGEMVVDKFSLKKSTLTPRGPIYEDVEVFGGL; this is translated from the coding sequence ATGAGACTGTTTGTTGCCATCGATATCAGCGAGGACATCAGAAAAGAGCTTTTGCCACTTCTGTCCCTTCTGTCCAATTACAGAGGAATTAAACCTGTGGAACCGGAGAACCTCCACATCACACTGAAGTTTCTCGGGGAGGTCAATGATGCAAAGGCAGAACTGATAAGGGAAAGGCTGAGGCAGATTCAATTCGAGCCATTTGAGATAAGGTTCGGTGGCATTGGATTCTTTCCGAATTCAAACTACATTAGAGTTATATGGGTTGGTGTGGAAGGGGCCGAGATTTACGGCCTGGCAAAGAACGTCGAGGACAGCATGAAGAGGCTCGGCTTCAGGAAAGACAAGGATTTCAGGGCACACCTCACCGTAGGAAGAGTTAAAAGGATTGGACCCCAGGACAGGGCAAAGCTCCTGAAGGAGCTGGAAGCGTACAGCAGAGAGTACGGGGAGATGGTGGTGGATAAATTCAGTCTGAAGAAATCAACTCTCACACCCAGAGGGCCCATTTATGAAGATGTCGAGGTCTTTGGAGGGTTGTAG
- a CDS encoding rhodanese-like domain-containing protein, with translation MNSKIITAAVILAVVAYLLYTSYVLFPKKRAYQSVSPEEFYRMIQSGDVFVIDVHVPKQKHIPGTNAWIPYDRIDEYSDLLPKDKSTKILVYCRSGHMSKMAASKLAQMGYENIYELDGGVIAWQEAGLPYS, from the coding sequence GTGAACTCGAAAATTATCACTGCTGCAGTCATACTCGCAGTTGTTGCGTATCTGCTCTACACCAGCTACGTTCTGTTTCCGAAAAAGAGGGCATACCAGTCCGTTTCGCCGGAGGAGTTTTACCGCATGATACAGAGCGGGGACGTTTTTGTCATAGACGTGCATGTTCCCAAACAGAAACACATTCCGGGCACGAACGCCTGGATTCCTTACGACAGGATTGACGAGTATTCAGACCTGCTGCCAAAAGACAAGTCCACAAAGATACTGGTTTACTGCAGAAGCGGACACATGAGCAAAATGGCCGCTTCAAAGCTTGCTCAGATGGGCTACGAGAACATCTACGAGCTTGATGGTGGTGTCATCGCATGGCAGGAAGCAGGATTACCATACTCATAG
- the proS gene encoding proline--tRNA ligase — protein MLPPKSNFSEWYHEIIQHAQIMDIRYPVKGLYVWFPFGFKLRKLVYGKLREIMDREHDEVYFPALIPETELGKEGQHIKGFEDEVYWITHGGIDELDVKLALRPTSETAMYPMFRLWIRSHADLPLKVYQVVNVFRYETKHTRPLIRLREITSFKEAHTAHRNYEEAEENVKKAINSYKEFYDALAIPYFVIKRPEWDKFPGADYTIAFDTIMPDGRTLQIGTVHHLADNFAKTFDIKYETPEGDHAYIHQTCYGISERCIASLISIHGDDVGLILPFEYAPHQIVVIPILYKGKEELVMNVANQVYDRLRGMGFRVVMDDSDDRPGAKYYRWELFGVPLRIEIGPREAESKEAVVSFRDEKVKKKIPIEELTEDNIKTWAEEMHARLREKAYREMMEKVRYFDDLDSMAEWMGKGVALFHLCESIECGEEVEERVKAGVLGQLVEIPEGIDVSEKGQCVVCGREGKLNAVAKSY, from the coding sequence ATGCTTCCTCCGAAATCAAACTTCTCAGAATGGTATCATGAGATAATACAGCACGCCCAGATCATGGACATAAGGTATCCCGTGAAGGGGCTTTACGTGTGGTTTCCCTTCGGGTTCAAACTCAGAAAGCTCGTGTACGGAAAGCTCAGAGAGATAATGGATAGAGAACATGACGAGGTTTACTTCCCGGCCCTGATTCCGGAAACAGAGCTTGGAAAGGAAGGACAGCATATAAAGGGTTTCGAGGATGAGGTTTACTGGATAACCCATGGTGGTATCGATGAGCTTGATGTGAAGCTCGCATTGAGGCCTACGAGCGAGACTGCCATGTATCCGATGTTCAGGCTCTGGATACGGAGCCATGCTGACCTGCCGCTTAAGGTTTACCAGGTCGTGAACGTTTTCAGGTACGAGACAAAGCACACCAGACCTCTGATCCGGCTTAGAGAGATTACCTCTTTCAAGGAAGCCCACACAGCCCACAGAAATTATGAAGAGGCCGAAGAGAACGTCAAAAAAGCCATCAACTCCTACAAGGAATTTTACGACGCTCTCGCCATCCCGTATTTCGTGATTAAAAGGCCGGAATGGGACAAATTCCCTGGAGCAGATTACACCATTGCTTTCGACACGATCATGCCCGACGGCAGAACTCTGCAGATTGGTACGGTGCACCACCTTGCGGACAACTTTGCAAAAACGTTTGACATAAAGTATGAAACGCCGGAAGGAGACCACGCCTACATACACCAGACCTGCTATGGCATATCCGAGAGGTGCATAGCCTCGCTCATAAGCATCCATGGTGATGATGTTGGCCTCATCCTGCCGTTCGAATACGCACCTCATCAGATCGTGGTCATTCCCATCCTCTACAAGGGCAAGGAAGAGCTTGTAATGAATGTCGCCAATCAGGTTTACGACAGGTTAAGGGGCATGGGATTCAGAGTGGTCATGGACGACAGCGATGACAGACCCGGAGCGAAATACTACAGGTGGGAGCTTTTCGGAGTGCCTCTGAGGATAGAGATAGGACCAAGAGAGGCTGAGAGCAAAGAAGCCGTGGTTTCTTTCAGAGACGAAAAGGTCAAGAAGAAGATACCCATCGAAGAGCTTACAGAGGACAACATAAAAACCTGGGCAGAGGAAATGCATGCGAGACTCAGGGAAAAGGCATACAGGGAGATGATGGAAAAGGTAAGGTACTTTGATGACCTGGACAGCATGGCAGAGTGGATGGGGAAGGGAGTTGCACTCTTCCACCTCTGTGAGAGCATAGAATGCGGTGAGGAGGTCGAGGAAAGAGTCAAGGCAGGAGTACTGGGACAGCTCGTCGAGATTCCCGAAGGGATTGACGTGAGCGAGAAAGGGCAGTGCGTGGTCTGCGGGAGAGAAGGAAAGCTGAACGCAGTGGCGAAGAGCTACTGA
- a CDS encoding thioredoxin family protein, which yields MAGSRITILIALFLILSGLFIILKNPAEDSSDLPVKFYSYSEGLKLAERENRPVLVYIHSDTCHVCKAFLEDLKKYEDLQNAINKFIPVKVDFNSERLLALKFGATGTPEFYVLYPNGSIMEINGRKMAFIGYSGSPDNEAMRKSLISFLEAAIHQWNAIRPVS from the coding sequence ATGGCAGGAAGCAGGATTACCATACTCATAGCCCTATTTCTCATTTTATCGGGGCTGTTCATCATCCTGAAAAATCCGGCAGAGGACAGTTCTGATCTGCCAGTAAAATTCTATTCCTACAGTGAGGGTCTCAAACTCGCTGAGAGGGAAAACAGACCTGTTCTCGTTTATATACATTCAGACACCTGCCACGTGTGCAAGGCCTTCCTTGAAGACCTGAAGAAGTACGAGGACCTCCAGAATGCCATAAACAAATTCATACCGGTCAAGGTTGACTTCAACAGCGAAAGGCTTCTCGCCCTTAAATTTGGAGCAACGGGCACACCGGAATTCTACGTTCTCTACCCCAACGGAAGCATCATGGAGATAAACGGAAGAAAAATGGCATTCATAGGTTATTCCGGCTCACCGGACAACGAAGCAATGAGAAAGTCCCTGATATCGTTTCTTGAAGCAGCAATTCATCAGTGGAATGCCATCAGACCTGTTTCCTGA
- a CDS encoding DUF2283 domain-containing protein, with protein sequence MVSVEFDPDVNAMFIRFKKGKAVESEPLADNVIVDLDENGDVMGIEILLPKLAEEQREFVAKMVKAKV encoded by the coding sequence ATGGTTTCGGTGGAGTTTGATCCAGATGTCAATGCCATGTTCATAAGGTTCAAAAAGGGTAAAGCGGTAGAGTCGGAGCCGTTAGCAGACAACGTTATCGTGGATCTTGACGAGAACGGAGACGTTATGGGGATAGAGATACTCCTGCCAAAGCTTGCAGAGGAGCAGAGGGAGTTTGTGGCGAAGATGGTAAAGGCGAAGGTTTGA
- a CDS encoding 30S ribosomal protein S3ae yields MARRRQARVKDKWTMKKWFTLIAPEYFGMAEVGYTPADDENKVLNRTVEVTLAELTNDYSNQNPYKKLVFKVYRVAGENAYTKFHRFELTRDYLNSLTRRRTSKIEDIVDVQTADGYIIRVKTVAFTVKRCQSSQKRVIRKVMNEIVKEKASKLNFVQFLQEAILGKIPSEIYREAKKVYPLRRVEIRKIELLKEPKVTAESLSESGEKVEAEAQ; encoded by the coding sequence ATGGCGAGGAGGAGACAGGCAAGAGTTAAGGATAAGTGGACGATGAAGAAATGGTTTACGCTCATCGCTCCGGAATACTTTGGAATGGCAGAGGTAGGTTACACGCCAGCGGATGACGAGAACAAGGTCCTCAACAGGACGGTGGAGGTTACACTTGCCGAGCTCACCAACGACTACTCGAACCAGAATCCGTACAAGAAGCTTGTATTCAAGGTTTACAGGGTTGCAGGAGAGAACGCATACACCAAGTTCCACAGGTTTGAGCTTACCAGGGACTATCTGAACAGCCTTACAAGAAGGAGAACGAGCAAGATTGAGGACATTGTGGATGTTCAGACAGCCGATGGTTACATCATCAGGGTTAAAACCGTTGCATTCACGGTAAAGAGGTGCCAGAGCTCTCAGAAGAGGGTTATCAGGAAGGTCATGAACGAAATAGTCAAGGAAAAGGCCTCAAAGCTCAACTTCGTTCAGTTCCTGCAGGAGGCGATCCTCGGAAAGATCCCGTCAGAGATTTACAGGGAGGCAAAGAAGGTTTATCCGCTCAGAAGAGTTGAGATCAGGAAGATCGAACTGCTTAAGGAACCAAAGGTAACAGCCGAAAGCCTTTCAGAGTCTGGGGAGAAGGTTGAGGCCGAGGCTCAGTAA
- a CDS encoding threonine--tRNA ligase yields MKILLLHSDYIEYEVKKKTKLAEPFEGKGERVDEALVVFISVEKGDTEDTALKAVEEITDVARKVNAEKVVLYPYAHLSSNLADPETAVKLLKFMEENLSSDFEVHRSPFGWYKAFKISCKGHPLSELSREIRGEDTEVTQALRDEEKAKSYWYILTPEKELVEVEKFDFSNHPNLKKFVDYEISKRRAVDRVPPHVELMKRLEIADYEDASDSGHMRYYPNGRLIKSLLETFVTEKCIEYGAMEVETPIMYDRAHPTLRKYLERFPARQYIIKGDKRDFFLRFAACFGQFLMTSQATITYRHLPLKMYELTRYSFRKEQRGELVGLRRLRAFTMPDMHTVVRDIEEAKEEFYNQYKLSVEVLREIGLEPEDYEVAIRITKDFYEENREFIHSIAEVLNKPILIEMWDRRFFYFVLKFEFNFVDALDKASALSTVQIDVENAERYGITYVDSDGREKHPLILHCSASGAIERVMYSLLEKEYMKAEEGRLPMLPVWLSPTQVRIIPIAERHLEKAMEIAEILRANRIRADVDDREETTGKKVRDAATQWIPYVVVIGDKELESGRLSVTVRKESTKERQKKVEMTVEELIEEVKKECEGRPYKPLPMPVLLSKRPSMR; encoded by the coding sequence ATGAAAATACTCCTGCTTCACTCGGACTACATCGAGTATGAGGTCAAGAAGAAGACAAAACTTGCCGAACCGTTTGAGGGCAAGGGTGAGAGAGTAGATGAAGCCCTTGTGGTTTTCATTTCTGTCGAAAAAGGAGATACGGAAGACACAGCACTAAAAGCCGTTGAGGAAATAACCGACGTGGCCAGAAAGGTCAATGCCGAGAAGGTTGTTCTCTATCCTTACGCTCACCTCTCATCAAATCTCGCCGACCCGGAAACAGCTGTAAAGCTCCTCAAATTCATGGAGGAAAATCTCTCCTCAGATTTTGAGGTTCACCGCTCACCGTTCGGATGGTACAAGGCCTTCAAAATCTCATGCAAGGGGCACCCTCTCAGCGAGCTTTCCAGAGAGATCAGGGGAGAGGATACTGAGGTAACTCAGGCGCTGAGGGACGAGGAGAAGGCGAAGAGCTACTGGTACATCCTCACTCCTGAGAAGGAGCTTGTTGAGGTTGAGAAGTTCGACTTCAGCAACCACCCCAACCTGAAGAAGTTCGTGGACTACGAAATATCGAAGAGGAGAGCCGTGGATCGCGTACCACCCCACGTCGAGCTGATGAAGAGGCTCGAAATTGCAGACTATGAAGATGCATCGGACAGCGGACACATGCGCTACTACCCAAACGGCAGGCTGATAAAGAGCCTGCTGGAAACCTTCGTTACCGAGAAGTGCATTGAGTACGGGGCGATGGAGGTGGAGACTCCAATAATGTATGACAGGGCACATCCCACGCTGAGAAAGTACCTGGAGAGGTTTCCGGCCAGACAGTACATAATAAAGGGGGATAAGAGGGACTTCTTCCTGAGGTTTGCCGCCTGCTTCGGCCAGTTTTTAATGACGTCTCAGGCCACGATAACCTACAGGCACCTCCCGCTCAAAATGTACGAACTCACCCGGTACTCCTTCAGGAAGGAGCAGAGAGGAGAGCTTGTGGGACTGAGGAGGCTGAGGGCCTTCACCATGCCCGACATGCACACAGTAGTCAGGGACATTGAAGAGGCGAAGGAGGAGTTCTACAACCAGTACAAGCTGTCGGTGGAGGTGCTGAGAGAGATAGGGCTTGAGCCTGAAGATTATGAGGTTGCCATCAGGATAACCAAAGATTTCTATGAAGAAAACAGGGAGTTCATCCACTCGATAGCAGAAGTTCTGAACAAGCCCATACTCATCGAGATGTGGGACAGGAGGTTCTTCTACTTCGTGCTGAAGTTCGAGTTCAACTTCGTCGATGCGCTCGACAAAGCCTCTGCCCTATCAACGGTCCAGATTGACGTGGAGAATGCGGAGAGGTACGGAATTACCTACGTGGACTCAGATGGCAGGGAAAAACACCCGCTCATCCTGCACTGCTCTGCGAGCGGTGCGATTGAGAGGGTGATGTACTCCCTGCTTGAAAAGGAGTACATGAAAGCAGAGGAGGGAAGACTCCCAATGCTGCCCGTGTGGCTCTCCCCAACGCAGGTCAGGATAATTCCGATAGCCGAAAGGCATCTCGAAAAGGCAATGGAGATTGCGGAAATTCTCAGAGCTAACAGGATAAGGGCGGATGTCGATGACAGGGAGGAAACCACAGGTAAGAAAGTGAGGGATGCCGCAACCCAGTGGATACCGTACGTGGTGGTCATAGGGGATAAGGAGCTGGAGAGCGGAAGGCTCAGCGTTACCGTCAGAAAGGAATCGACCAAGGAAAGGCAGAAGAAGGTCGAGATGACTGTGGAGGAGCTGATCGAAGAGGTTAAGAAGGAGTGCGAGGGCAGACCATACAAGCCACTCCCCATGCCCGTGCTGCTATCAAAAAGACCATCTATGAGGTGA
- a CDS encoding DUF4258 domain-containing protein — translation MIRFSGHALKRAKERGVEPEQVELVIREPAEVIYVKFGRKAAFRQFGGKYIVVIYEERNNEIVVVTTLNVDRKRLIGHGFGGV, via the coding sequence ATGATCAGGTTCTCAGGTCATGCACTGAAGAGAGCCAAAGAGAGAGGGGTTGAACCTGAGCAGGTTGAGCTCGTGATCAGAGAACCAGCGGAAGTAATTTACGTGAAGTTTGGAAGAAAAGCGGCTTTCAGGCAGTTTGGAGGGAAATACATCGTTGTAATCTACGAGGAACGAAATAATGAAATAGTTGTGGTAACAACTTTAAATGTAGATAGAAAGAGGCTGATAGGGCATGGTTTCGGTGGAGTTTGA
- the cca gene encoding CCA tRNA nucleotidyltransferase, with the protein MTDIKDVIQKVLPEVIPDENLVRKAESVEGVIRERLETILGDYPEIEYRFLGSYARNTWLPEGLEIDVFLLFPENYSFEELEKLGIEIGKQVVDSYELRYAAHPYVHGTVDGVEIDVVPCYRLKSPDRIKSAVDRTPFHHEWLKDRIRGKEDDVRLLKRFLKAGGIYGAEYKIRGFSGYLCELLIVFYGSFENLVRKASRWRRDLVIDIENGETRVEKGLQNIFVIDPVDRKRNVAANLSVDSLAKFIERCRLFLNNPSEEFFIAKDSSVSVERLNCELENRFVCAVVFERPPIVEDNLYTQLERAEKRIKKLLEENEFQVMRTGHHAGQKCYLLFETLSGEVSGVKKHYGPKIESYENSMKFIRKNREYSRFFENGRYVTYRTRRLKKVEQVIEHAIRTQHESMGKDVSDFIRNGCVYSGKEILKLDELLHTLADFLGVKG; encoded by the coding sequence ATGACGGATATTAAAGATGTTATTCAGAAAGTCCTTCCCGAAGTTATTCCCGACGAGAACCTTGTCAGAAAGGCAGAATCGGTTGAGGGAGTCATAAGAGAAAGGCTTGAAACAATCCTCGGAGATTATCCTGAAATCGAGTACAGATTTCTCGGGAGCTACGCAAGAAACACCTGGCTCCCGGAAGGACTTGAAATCGATGTATTTCTTCTTTTCCCCGAAAATTACAGCTTTGAAGAGCTGGAAAAGCTTGGAATAGAGATCGGAAAGCAGGTGGTGGACAGCTACGAATTGAGGTATGCAGCGCATCCCTATGTCCACGGGACTGTGGATGGAGTTGAGATAGACGTCGTGCCGTGTTACAGGCTGAAAAGCCCGGACAGAATCAAGAGTGCAGTGGACAGAACTCCGTTTCACCACGAATGGCTGAAAGACAGAATTAGAGGAAAAGAGGACGATGTTAGGCTCCTGAAGAGATTTCTCAAAGCCGGCGGGATTTACGGTGCGGAATACAAGATCAGGGGTTTTTCCGGTTATCTGTGTGAGCTTCTTATTGTTTTTTACGGTTCTTTTGAAAACCTTGTAAGGAAAGCATCCCGCTGGAGAAGGGATCTTGTTATAGACATCGAGAACGGAGAGACCAGAGTGGAAAAGGGCCTTCAGAACATCTTCGTCATAGACCCGGTTGACAGGAAGAGGAACGTTGCCGCAAACCTGAGCGTTGACAGCCTCGCAAAATTCATAGAGAGATGCAGGCTCTTCCTCAATAACCCTTCCGAGGAGTTTTTCATCGCAAAAGACAGTTCAGTCAGTGTGGAGAGGCTGAATTGCGAGCTTGAAAACAGATTTGTCTGTGCAGTTGTTTTTGAAAGACCGCCAATAGTTGAGGACAACCTGTACACGCAGCTTGAAAGGGCAGAGAAGAGAATAAAAAAGCTGCTCGAGGAGAATGAGTTTCAGGTGATGAGAACGGGACACCACGCAGGGCAGAAATGCTACCTGCTATTTGAGACCCTTTCTGGAGAGGTTTCCGGAGTTAAAAAGCATTACGGGCCAAAAATCGAGAGCTATGAAAACTCAATGAAGTTCATCCGGAAGAACAGGGAATACAGCAGGTTTTTCGAGAACGGCAGGTACGTCACTTACAGAACGAGAAGACTGAAAAAGGTGGAGCAGGTCATAGAACACGCCATACGAACCCAGCACGAGTCGATGGGAAAGGATGTCTCGGACTTCATAAGAAACGGATGCGTGTATTCCGGAAAGGAGATTCTGAAGCTCGATGAGCTTCTCCACACCCTGGCGGACTTTCTGGGGGTGAAAGGGTGA
- a CDS encoding ribosome biogenesis/translation initiation ATPase RLI has product MSLRIAVVDRERCQPKKCGQECLKYCPVVRTGGEAIVIEEKAIISEELCQGCGICVKKCPFEAITIVGLPSQLEGHEVHRYGKNGFVLYNLPVPRKGHVVGILGPNGTGKSTALKILSGQLIPNLGKEEADWDEVLDRFQGTELFDYLRSLADGGVRVSVKPQYIEGIPKVYKGKAMDLLSKVDERGELDEYIDKLNLRNAVNRDIKDLSGGELQRVAIAACLLRDADFYFLDEITSYLDIYQRIESAKVVREVAEKRPVMIVEHDLAILDMLADYVHISYGEPAVYGVITNAKGVRVGINQYLRGHLAEENIRIREKEIEFEIFQPSEGVQEEVLIEYPAFRKSFENFTLEAEKGDFRVGEVVGVLGPNATGKSTFVKVLAGVLEDDEKKVDLDVKVSYKPQYVKGDISMPVISFLRSINPMVESSYYRTEYLKPLQLEKILEKNIDELSGGELQRVAIAACLLRDADLYLLDEPSAHLDVEQRTEVARILKRFAMNNSKTVLVVDHDIYLVDMLSDRVMVFEGEPGKRGVARKPASLRDGMNRFLRNLDITFRRDEETKRPRINKPESRLDREQKTAGEYYYYVREN; this is encoded by the coding sequence ATGAGCCTGAGGATCGCTGTTGTTGACAGGGAGCGATGTCAGCCCAAGAAGTGCGGACAGGAGTGCCTGAAGTACTGCCCCGTTGTAAGAACGGGAGGAGAGGCAATAGTTATCGAGGAAAAAGCAATCATAAGTGAGGAACTCTGCCAGGGATGCGGTATATGTGTCAAAAAATGTCCGTTCGAGGCGATAACAATAGTTGGCCTGCCATCACAGCTTGAGGGTCATGAGGTTCATCGCTACGGTAAAAACGGTTTTGTTCTGTACAATCTGCCCGTACCGAGAAAGGGACATGTTGTCGGCATTCTCGGCCCGAACGGGACAGGTAAGAGTACTGCTCTGAAAATCCTCTCGGGTCAGCTCATACCCAACCTCGGAAAGGAGGAGGCAGACTGGGACGAGGTCCTCGACAGATTCCAGGGAACAGAGCTTTTTGACTACCTCAGGTCTCTTGCAGACGGTGGTGTGAGGGTCAGCGTCAAACCCCAGTACATCGAGGGCATCCCCAAGGTTTACAAAGGAAAGGCAATGGATCTGCTCTCCAAGGTTGACGAAAGAGGCGAACTTGACGAGTACATAGATAAGCTGAACCTGAGAAACGCCGTGAACAGAGATATAAAGGATCTGAGCGGTGGAGAGCTGCAGAGAGTTGCGATAGCGGCATGTCTGCTGAGAGATGCAGACTTCTACTTCCTGGACGAGATAACATCGTATCTCGACATATACCAGAGGATAGAGTCGGCAAAGGTTGTCAGAGAGGTGGCAGAAAAGAGGCCGGTTATGATAGTCGAGCATGATCTTGCCATACTTGACATGCTCGCAGACTACGTCCACATAAGCTACGGTGAGCCTGCTGTGTATGGCGTCATAACAAACGCAAAGGGAGTCAGAGTGGGAATCAACCAGTATCTGAGAGGACATCTGGCCGAGGAGAACATAAGGATCAGGGAAAAGGAGATTGAATTCGAGATATTCCAGCCATCGGAGGGCGTTCAGGAGGAGGTCCTCATCGAATATCCGGCATTCAGAAAGAGCTTTGAGAACTTCACACTCGAAGCTGAGAAAGGAGATTTCAGGGTTGGAGAGGTTGTGGGCGTTCTGGGTCCAAACGCAACCGGTAAAAGTACCTTCGTGAAGGTTCTTGCTGGAGTGCTTGAGGATGACGAGAAGAAGGTAGATCTGGACGTGAAGGTATCCTACAAACCCCAGTACGTGAAGGGAGATATCTCAATGCCCGTCATAAGCTTCCTGAGAAGCATAAACCCGATGGTCGAGTCATCATACTACAGGACCGAATACCTAAAGCCACTCCAGCTTGAGAAAATTCTCGAAAAGAACATTGATGAACTGAGTGGTGGAGAGCTGCAGAGAGTTGCGATAGCGGCATGTCTGCTGAGAGATGCAGACCTCTACCTCCTGGACGAGCCTTCAGCCCACCTCGATGTCGAGCAGAGGACGGAAGTTGCGAGAATTCTGAAAAGGTTTGCCATGAACAACAGCAAAACCGTGCTCGTGGTTGACCACGACATCTACCTAGTGGACATGCTTTCGGATAGAGTCATGGTCTTCGAGGGCGAGCCCGGAAAGAGGGGTGTGGCAAGAAAGCCCGCAAGTCTGAGGGACGGAATGAACAGATTCCTCAGAAACCTCGACATAACGTTCAGGAGAGATGAGGAAACCAAAAGGCCGAGAATAAACAAACCGGAGTCAAGGCTTGACAGAGAGCAGAAAACCGCTGGCGAGTATTACTACTACGTGAGAGAGAACTGA